One stretch of Longimicrobiaceae bacterium DNA includes these proteins:
- a CDS encoding DUF3343 domain-containing protein has translation MTQPRFTFETTHHALWAEEIANERAIPNEVVPAPPEAHARCNLALEVLPADVPRLEAALFEEGVPHRIFLG, from the coding sequence ATGACGCAACCTCGATTCACTTTCGAGACCACTCACCACGCCCTCTGGGCAGAGGAGATCGCCAATGAGCGGGCGATCCCCAACGAGGTCGTCCCTGCCCCGCCCGAGGCACACGCACGCTGCAACCTCGCCCTGGAGGTCCTTCCCGCCGACGTACCCCGATTGGAGGCTGCCCTTTTCGAGGAAGGCGTCCCGCACCGCATCTTTTTAGGCTAG
- a CDS encoding trehalose-6-phosphate synthase encodes MSTVETAPKRTGADLGSVFREALGGRRLLVVSNREPYEHRWSEEVGEMQVRVPAGGLTSALDPLMQQLGGTWVAWGSGEADAAVVDENDNVRVPPDNPSYTLRRIWLTNHDIHRYYLGFSNQFLWPLCHLRPDLTRMRGRYWERYRRVNRRFAEAVLDEVRGADAAVWFQDYHLALAPENVRARRPDLALAHFWHIPWPPVEIFRLAQPGDQLLRGLLANDLLGFHLPSFVENFLRCAQRLPGVSVDWDSGRVTLDGHTCTVNAFPISIDVDAFRQAATAPGADEQMRRLRERYAPGGGFIGIGVDRLDYSKGLPEKFKALEFLWDRYPEYRGRFTFVQVAVPSRTDIEAYDELTQKVERQVWEINDRFGGPEWRPIHLIKQSLPAERLAVLYRLADVCVVSSLQDGMNLVAKEYVASQVDRQGVLLLSSFAGAAEEMNAIMINPYDPERVALVLRDALQLPREEKERRMRELQRGLRTIFDWMCDIFEAWGETVRQRGKAPASAGEPR; translated from the coding sequence ATGAGCACGGTCGAAACGGCCCCGAAGCGCACGGGAGCGGACCTCGGGTCGGTCTTCCGTGAGGCCCTGGGGGGAAGGCGCTTGCTGGTAGTTTCGAATCGTGAGCCGTACGAGCACCGCTGGTCGGAGGAGGTCGGTGAGATGCAGGTGCGGGTGCCGGCAGGAGGGCTCACCTCCGCGCTGGATCCGCTGATGCAGCAGCTCGGAGGGACCTGGGTGGCCTGGGGCAGCGGCGAAGCCGACGCCGCGGTGGTCGACGAGAACGACAACGTACGCGTTCCGCCGGACAACCCCAGCTACACACTACGCCGCATCTGGCTCACCAACCACGACATCCACCGCTACTACCTGGGGTTCTCCAACCAGTTTCTCTGGCCGCTCTGCCACCTGCGCCCCGACCTGACGCGCATGCGCGGCCGTTACTGGGAGCGCTACCGGCGGGTGAACCGGCGCTTTGCCGAAGCCGTCCTGGACGAGGTGCGCGGTGCCGACGCCGCCGTCTGGTTCCAGGATTACCATCTCGCACTTGCGCCGGAAAACGTTCGCGCTCGCCGCCCGGACCTTGCTCTCGCGCATTTCTGGCACATTCCCTGGCCGCCGGTGGAGATCTTCCGTCTGGCCCAGCCCGGTGACCAGCTGTTGCGCGGCCTGCTCGCCAACGATCTGCTCGGCTTCCACCTCCCCTCTTTCGTGGAGAACTTCCTGCGCTGCGCGCAGCGGCTCCCGGGGGTCTCGGTCGATTGGGACTCGGGGAGGGTGACCCTGGACGGGCACACCTGCACCGTCAACGCCTTCCCCATCTCCATCGACGTGGATGCGTTCCGTCAGGCGGCCACAGCTCCGGGCGCCGACGAGCAGATGCGGCGATTGCGCGAGCGGTACGCTCCGGGGGGCGGCTTCATCGGGATCGGTGTGGATCGCCTGGACTACTCCAAGGGGCTTCCCGAGAAGTTCAAGGCGCTCGAGTTCCTCTGGGACCGCTATCCCGAGTATCGAGGTCGCTTCACCTTCGTGCAGGTGGCCGTTCCCAGCCGCACCGACATTGAGGCATACGACGAGTTGACGCAGAAGGTCGAGCGGCAGGTGTGGGAGATCAACGACCGCTTCGGAGGCCCGGAGTGGCGCCCCATCCACCTGATCAAGCAATCACTGCCGGCCGAGCGCCTGGCCGTGCTGTATCGCCTCGCCGACGTCTGCGTGGTCAGCTCCCTCCAGGACGGGATGAACCTCGTCGCCAAGGAGTACGTGGCGAGCCAGGTCGATCGTCAGGGGGTGTTGCTGCTCTCCTCTTTCGCCGGTGCGGCCGAGGAGATGAACGCCATCATGATCAACCCTTACGATCCCGAGCGGGTGGCGCTGGTCCTCCGCGACGCCCTGCAGCTCCCTCGCGAGGAAAAGGAGCGGCGGATGCGCGAGCTGCAGCGCGGCCTGCGTACGATCTTCGACTGGATGTGCGACATCTTCGAGGCCTGGGGAGAGACGGTCCGTCAGCGGGGGAAGGCGCCAGCGTCGGCCGGCGAGCCGCGGTAG
- a CDS encoding response regulator, translated as MTDTEKRTVLLVEDNEDNRTVYRTILEHFGYQVIEARNGEDGVRTARETIPDLILMDISIPVIDGWEATKILKNDPATSHIPIIALTAHALATDRAKAEEVGCDGYLAKPCEPRRVVAEVERFIGGGREVEA; from the coding sequence ATGACCGACACCGAGAAGAGGACCGTCCTGCTGGTCGAGGACAACGAGGACAATCGCACCGTCTACCGCACGATCCTCGAGCACTTCGGATACCAGGTGATCGAGGCTCGTAACGGCGAGGACGGAGTCCGCACCGCACGCGAGACGATTCCCGACCTGATTTTGATGGACATCTCGATTCCGGTGATCGACGGTTGGGAGGCGACCAAGATCCTCAAGAACGATCCCGCCACCTCGCATATCCCCATCATCGCGCTGACGGCGCACGCGCTGGCCACAGATCGAGCGAAAGCGGAGGAGGTGGGATGCGACGGCTACCTGGCGAAGCCCTGCGAACCGCGGCGCGTGGTAGCGGAGGTGGAGCGCTTCATCGGCGGCGGACGAGAGGTCGAGGCTTGA
- a CDS encoding diguanylate cyclase: MSETERKEGQAPQPVRILVVDDHPDNVEIINVRLSSRGYQIDTATNGEEALQKVKDYPPDLILLDVMMPLMDGYEVSRRIKNDPGLPFIPIILVTARDSTQDKVDGLDAGADDYLTKPVNFPELEARVRSMLRIKRLQDELDQKNRELELANKRLRKLSITDGLTELFNHRHIHELLHEEFERTKRSGEPMAVAMMDLDRFKQVNDTYGHPTGDVILYETAEILRQTVREIDMVGRYGGEEFIAILPGTDESEAHRFAERVREAVANHVYHDEANEVRMTLSGGVASFPGPGVDHPDVLIKKADEALYAAKQAGRNRVVRASMLDTVLS; this comes from the coding sequence TTGAGCGAAACGGAACGGAAGGAAGGGCAGGCGCCGCAGCCGGTTCGGATCCTGGTGGTCGACGACCACCCGGACAACGTGGAGATCATCAACGTTCGGCTGTCCAGTCGCGGCTACCAGATCGACACGGCCACCAATGGCGAGGAGGCGCTCCAGAAGGTAAAGGATTACCCGCCGGACCTCATCCTGCTCGACGTCATGATGCCCCTCATGGACGGCTACGAGGTCTCGCGCCGGATCAAGAACGACCCTGGCCTTCCGTTCATCCCCATCATCCTCGTCACCGCGAGAGATTCCACCCAGGACAAGGTGGATGGCCTCGACGCCGGGGCGGACGACTACCTCACCAAGCCGGTGAACTTCCCGGAGCTCGAGGCGCGGGTTCGCTCGATGCTGCGCATCAAGCGGCTCCAGGACGAGCTCGATCAGAAGAACCGCGAGCTGGAGCTGGCGAACAAGCGCCTGCGCAAGCTGTCGATCACCGACGGGCTCACCGAGCTGTTCAACCACCGCCACATCCACGAGCTGCTGCACGAGGAGTTCGAGCGGACGAAGCGCTCCGGCGAGCCGATGGCGGTGGCGATGATGGACCTGGACCGCTTCAAGCAGGTCAACGATACCTACGGTCACCCCACCGGCGACGTGATCCTCTACGAGACCGCCGAAATCCTCCGCCAGACCGTCCGCGAGATCGACATGGTCGGGCGCTACGGCGGCGAGGAGTTCATCGCCATCCTACCCGGGACCGACGAGTCGGAGGCTCATCGCTTCGCTGAGCGAGTACGCGAGGCGGTAGCGAACCACGTCTATCATGACGAGGCCAATGAGGTGCGGATGACCCTCTCGGGCGGAGTCGCCTCGTTCCCCGGACCCGGCGTGGACCATCCCGACGTTCTGATCAAGAAAGCGGACGAGGCGCTGTACGCCGCCAAGCAGGCCGGGCGGAACCGCGTCGTACGCGCTTCGATGCTCGATACCGTGCTCTCATGA